A single genomic interval of Vanessa atalanta chromosome 12, ilVanAtal1.2, whole genome shotgun sequence harbors:
- the LOC125067602 gene encoding sucrase-isomaltase, intestinal-like isoform X1 translates to MIPHIKEPQNEWDDMELNYQYQQVKKIKWYHNILLNRPLKVAIVFLLLTIVSPIVLYRFIFFTSLSLPPSDGYSVGSCVISREARLPCGVGFMTESECHTHCCFDRNLHMCYHRIPSRFSYIMDQPWTEYTALQPRIATVPFSFQNSLPEIKLSINEQSTTHMVLTFYNSRNISIIVGNRTFNTEYSYEVSSPELNVVVNATQGTIFDMARGPLIASNNIWEIAFKLTNESMYGLGEIPLKTNTTKMLYKNDGSFSSIPLIYAKLNDNFHGLLIDVSDPTEISIRADNQIVVRSITNFGFKFHLFSGPEPKKIMQDVMKLIGHNKQLEYWMLGIHICNELPEMDLSSFISNATNGNMPYDSHCGHEPIVFNSNQCKNSEISNIDRVNAGASLVRNANKKFVPHVSPYIRYINEETNKTMSKETENLEISEEEIIESCKIIPTFNDIMYRSQINSELYKGIINDYEVLYPSYDANSENFMDILWAYNTELDGIILENNWPLDHTNKTFEDIDLYLPYFSKNFEDAFENTPKWNLSLVNSSELYLFKHIKYGNNFANAFSKKTNNTPISSSSLWMNGRFAINRQNIDVSWTNLHRELIATAIGGISGSWLWSSPICGDTKNYDPETQASLCVKWYLAATYFPLLKIHSKDIPRHPLAFNGTHKAIITQALNRRLGLLPYFYTTLQEGPLLRPMFYQFPSSAALHDINSQFSVGENLLIVPNLQPFQSHVHVWLPPGTWYELWGGLKLEGNEGDPVTISTTEADFLTLIRGGSILIYQKEARLTAEETRLMIPFSAIIALECIKTNYTENCQASGKLYVTPEMSLFFEANEKNITITAEGNDFDPICDINTGTWAYDFEYFTVYGLYEEFNNYDNYREVRKFVDLCVLENDSEIVIDLL, encoded by the exons atgattccGCATATTAAAGAACCCCAAAACGAGTGGGATGACATGGAGCTAAATTATCAGTATCAACAAGTGAAAA AAATAAAATGGTACCATAACATTTTGTTGAACAGGCCACTAAAAGTCGCTAtcgtttttttacttttaactatAGTATCACCTATAGTACTCTatcgatttatatttttcacaagTTTAAGCCTCCCACCATCAGATGGATACTCTGTTGGTTCCTGTGTAATATCAAGAGAGGCAAGACTGCCATGCGGTGTAGGATTTATGACAGAATCAGAATGCCACACTCATTGTTGTTTCGACCGTAATTTACACATGTGCTACCATCGCATACCATCAAGATTTTCCTATATAATGGACCAGCCTTGGACTGAATACACTGCCCTACAACCTAGGATAGCAACAGTACCATTTTCGTTTCAGAATAGTTTACCAGAAATTAAATTATCCATAAATGAACAATCTACTACGCACATGGTTTTAACTTTCTACAATTCTAGAAACATTTCCATAATTGTCGGAAATAGAACATTTAACACGGAATATTCGTATGAAGTATCTTCACCAGAACTTAATGTAGTAGTGAATGCCACGCAAGGAACCATTTTTGATATGGCAAGAGGACCTCTAATTGCATCTAATAACATTTGGGAGATAGCATTTAAGTTAACAAACGAGTCTATGTACGGATTGGGAGAGATACCCTTGAAAACAAATActacaaaaatgttatacaaaaatGACGGAAGTTTTAGTTCAATTCCATTAATTTATGCCAAACTAAATGATAATTTTCATGGTCTTTTAATTGATGTGAGCGATCCTACAGAAATTTCTATAAGAGCTGATAATCAAATTGTTGTAAGAAGTATAACAAATTTTGGTttcaaatttcatttgttttctggTCCGGAACCCAAAAAGATTATGCAGgatgttatgaaattaatagGACATAACAAACAATTAGAATATTGGATGTTAGGTATTCATATATGCAA TGAACTTCCTGAGATGGATCTGTCTAGTTTCATCTCGAACGCCACGAACGGGAATATGCCATATGACAGCCATTGTGGACATGAACCCATAGTCTTCAACAGCAACCAGTGTAAAAATAGCGAGATAAGTAACATCGATCGTGTGAACGCTGGCGCTTCTTTAGTTAGAAATGCTAATAAGAAATTTGTACCTCACGTATCACCTTAT ATTCGGTATATTAATGAAGAAACTAATAAAACAATGTCTAAAGAAACAGAAAATCTTGAAATAAGCGAAGAAGAAATTATAGAAAGTTGTAAAATTATACCTACATTTAATGACATCATGTATCGTTCGCAAATAAATTCCGAGTTATATAAAGGAATTATCAATGACTACGAGGTCTTGTACCCAAGTTACGATGCGAATTCTGAAAATTTTATGGATATTCTTTGGGCTTATAATACTGAATTAGATGGCattattttggaaaataattGGCCATTAGATCACACAAATAAGACTTTTGAAGACATAGACttatatttaccatattttagtaag AATTTCGAAGATGCATTTGAAAATACACCAAAATGGAACTTATCACTTGTCAATAGCAGCGAATTATACTTATTCAAACATATCAAATATGGAAACAATTTTGCCAACGCTTTTAGTAAAAAAACGAACAATACACCCATTTCCTCTAGTAGCTTATGGATGAACGGTCGCTTTGCAATAAATAggcaaaatattgatgtttcaTGGACCAATCTCCATAGAGAGCTAATTGCAACTGCAATTGGAGGAATATCAGGATCCTGGCTTTGGTCATCTCCGATCTGCGGTGATACCAAAAATTATGACCCAGAAACTCAGGCGAGTCTTTGCGTCAAATGGTACTTAGCAGCGAcatattttcctttattaaaaattcattcaaaaGATATTCCAAGACACCCCTTAGCCTTTAATGGTACCCATAAAGCCATAATTACGCAGGCATTAAATCGGAGATTAGGTTTATTGCCTTATTTTTACACCACACTTCAAGAAGGACCCCTACTTCGACCTATGTTCTACCAATTTCCATCATCAGCAGCGCTTCATGATATTAATTCACAATTTAGCGTTGGAGAAAACTTGCTCATTGTTCCCAATTTGCAACCTTTCCAAAGTCATGTTCATGTCTGGTTGCCTCCCGGAACGTGGTATGAACTTTGGGGCGGCCTTAAGTTAGAAGGAAATGAAGGAGATCCGGTTACCATATCAACAACAGAAGcggattttttaactttaatcagAGGTggatcaatattaatttatcaaaag gaAGCTCGATTAACAGCAGAAGAAACGCGTTTAATGATTCCATTCTCAGCAATAATTGCTTTGGaatgtataaaaactaattatactGAAAATTGTCAAGCGTCTGGAAAGCTTTATGTTACGCCTGAAATGTCATTATTCTTTGAggcaaacgaaaaaaatataacaataacagcAGAAGGTAACGACTTCGATCCCATTTGTGATATCAACACCGGAACGTGGGCTTacgattttgaatattttactgtCTATGGTTTGTATGAGGagtttaataattacgataactATAGAGAGGTCAGAAAATTTGTTGATTTGTGTGTTTTAGAAAATGATAGCGAGATTGTCATAGATTTGCTATAA
- the LOC125067602 gene encoding ribose-phosphate pyrophosphokinase 2-like isoform X2, whose translation MSKETENLEISEEEIIESYLKQKQKETKTTEQTPRMPNIKVFTGSSHPDLAKRIVSRLGLDLSRATTKKFSNKETNVEIGESVRGEDVYIVQSGCGEINDNLMELLIMINACKIASASRVTAVIPCFPYSRQDKKEKSRAPITAKLLANLISVAGADHVITIDLHAFQIQGFFNIPVDNLYAEPAITKWIKDNIPEWKSSVMVSPDAGGVKRMTSIADRLDIDFAIIHKERQRANDVDSTVLVGDVRNRTAIMVDDMADTCDTIVKGAEKLREAGASKIYAILTHGVLAGNAIDKINNSCLEALVVTNTIPQDKNMKLCPKLQTMDISVMLAEAIRRTHYAESVSYLFTNVPY comes from the exons ATGTCTAAAGAAACAGAAAATCTTGAAATAAGCGAAGAAGAAATTATAGAAAGTT ACTTGAAACAGAAACAAAAAGAAACGAAGACCACAGAACAAACTCCCAGAATGCCAAACATCAAAGTATTTACTGGAAGTTCGCATCCAGATTTAGCGAAAAGAATCGTCTCGCGACTTGGTTTAGATTTAAGCAGAGCTACCACTAAAAAGTTCAGTAACAAGGAAACGAATGTTGAAATTGGTGAATCCGTCCGGGGCGAAGATGTGTACATCGTGCAAAGTGGTTGCGGTGAAATTAATGATAACCTTATGGAACTCCTGATTATGATTAACGCTTGTAAAATCGCATCGGCTTCCCGAGTAACAGCAGTTATTCCATGTTTCCCGTACTCAAGGCAAGACAAGAAAGAAAAAAGTCGTGCCCCGATCACAGCTAAACTTCTAGCTAATCTTATATCAGTTGCTGGTGCTGATCATGTTATTACAATAGACTTACACGCATTTCAAATTCAAGGTTTCTTTAACATTCCTGTTGACAACTTATACGCAGAGCCAGCTATCACCAAGTGGATCAAAGATAATATTCCAGAATGGAAAAGCAGCGTTATGGTTTCACCTGACGCTGGTGGTGTAAAGCGTATGACATCAATAGCAGATAGACTTGATATCGACTTTGCTATCATTCATAAAGAAAGACAAAGAGCGAACGACGTAGATTCAACTGTTTTGGTGGGTGACGTAAGAAATAGAACGGCTATTATGGTTGATGATATGGCTGATACTTGTGATACCATAGTCAAAGGAGCTGAAAAGTTACGCGAAGCTGGTGCGAGTAAAATTTACGCTATATTGACTCACGGTGTTCTTGCTGGTAACGCTattgacaaaataaacaattcatgCTTGGAAGCTTTGGTGGTAACAAATACGATACCTcaagataaaaatatgaaactgtGTCCTAAATTACAGACGATGGACATATCAGTGATGCTAGCAGAGGCTATACGAAGAACCCATTACGCGGAGTCGGTTTCATATCTTTTTACAAACGtcccatattaa